In Phycisphaeraceae bacterium, a genomic segment contains:
- a CDS encoding Na+/H+ antiporter subunit E yields MMLAANILLAIVWAVLIGPFSLANLLVGFVAGLAGLAMCSRSGRAYARRFWGITALLAFLAMELVIANIRVAYYTVSRLDRLHPAVLAVPLEELSDIEITLLAILVTLTPGTLTLDLSPDHRIMYIHFMHVEDEKRAINEVKSGFERRIMEALR; encoded by the coding sequence ATGATGCTCGCAGCGAACATTCTGCTTGCCATCGTCTGGGCGGTGCTCATCGGGCCCTTCTCACTGGCGAACCTTCTGGTTGGGTTTGTCGCTGGGTTGGCGGGGCTTGCGATGTGCTCGCGAAGTGGGCGCGCGTACGCCCGTCGATTCTGGGGCATCACCGCCTTGCTCGCTTTTCTTGCCATGGAACTTGTGATTGCCAACATTCGCGTGGCGTACTACACCGTATCGCGACTCGACCGCCTGCATCCTGCGGTGCTGGCGGTTCCGCTTGAAGAACTCAGCGATATCGAGATCACCCTTCTAGCCATTCTCGTGACGCTCACGCCTGGCACACTGACACTCGACCTCTCGCCGGATCACCGCATCATGTACATCCACTTCATGCATGTCGAGGACGAGAAGCGAGCGATCAACGAAGTCAAGTCCGGCTTTGAGCGGCGCATCATGGAGGCTCTGCGATGA
- the mnhG gene encoding monovalent cation/H(+) antiporter subunit G, protein MTAREIIVVCLVMLGALFSVLASVGLLRMPDVFTRMQSATKAGTLGVACTAAAAAIHFGRTFTAIEAVMVVFFFFLTAPVASHLVARVAYTSGSTLWKRTIRDDYAKDRAKRTQDVARSTADSPPAPSPPTISE, encoded by the coding sequence ATGACCGCGCGCGAGATCATCGTGGTCTGTCTGGTCATGCTCGGAGCCTTATTTTCCGTGTTGGCATCCGTCGGACTCCTCCGCATGCCCGATGTCTTCACCCGCATGCAGTCGGCGACCAAGGCCGGAACACTCGGCGTCGCCTGTACCGCTGCCGCTGCCGCAATCCACTTCGGACGTACGTTTACCGCCATCGAAGCCGTCATGGTTGTCTTCTTCTTCTTTCTCACCGCGCCGGTTGCTTCGCACCTCGTGGCTCGTGTTGCGTATACCTCAGGCTCCACCCTCTGGAAGCGCACCATCCGCGATGATTACGCCAAAGACCGCGCCAAGCGTACTCAGGATGTCGCCCGATCTACAGCCGATTCCCCGCCAGCGCCTTCGCCTCCGACCATATCCGAGTAA
- a CDS encoding class IV adenylate cyclase: protein MQNVEYKCELRDTALATAILRRLGAAHIARIEQRDTYFRVADCRLKRREAKVNGRPEPVEYIRYERADIAQSRISRYAILSETDALARYGTSVLPVMAVVEKIRELWMFDSVRVHLDEVVGLGSFLEFEAIVTPRQNVARCHARVAELKQALLPAIGEGISRSYSDMVGGEGAGGESAVDRATS from the coding sequence ATGCAGAACGTTGAATACAAGTGCGAGTTGCGCGACACGGCGCTGGCAACGGCGATCCTGCGCAGGCTGGGGGCGGCACACATAGCACGCATCGAGCAGCGCGATACATACTTTCGCGTAGCGGACTGCCGCCTGAAGAGGCGCGAAGCCAAGGTGAACGGCCGCCCCGAGCCAGTTGAGTACATTCGATACGAGAGGGCGGATATCGCGCAATCGCGGATCAGTCGATATGCGATTCTGTCCGAGACCGACGCTCTGGCCCGATATGGAACGTCAGTTCTTCCCGTGATGGCTGTGGTCGAAAAGATCAGGGAATTGTGGATGTTCGACTCGGTGCGCGTACACCTGGACGAAGTGGTTGGCCTCGGTTCGTTCCTGGAGTTCGAAGCGATTGTCACGCCTCGGCAGAACGTGGCGCGTTGTCATGCGCGAGTTGCAGAGCTGAAGCAGGCACTCTTGCCAGCGATCGGAGAAGGAATCAGTCGAAGTTACTCGGATATGGTCGGAGGCGAAGGCGCTGGCGGGGAATCGGCTGTAGATCGGGCGACATCCTGA
- the ligA gene encoding NAD-dependent DNA ligase LigA, producing MRDATERIEVLRERLNQANRAYYVDARPIMSDREYDELLEELAKLESAHPELADDDSPTQRVGGEPIAGFVQRAHTLPMRSIDNSYDSGEIAAWTARVERLLDGSLFSKPVYVCDAKIDGVAISLRYEQGSLVYALTRGDGVQGDDVTHAARTIRAIPLRLEGAGIDVPDVLEIRGEVYLPIKEFERINAEREAKDLEPFANPRNACAGTIKQLDPVAIAGRRLGFRAHGRGMISDDDFARSHSELLAKFAVLGVPTNSIWAQCGTAEEIASAIERFNPHRHEMEFETDGMVVRVDAFAQQEQLGTTSKSPRWVIAYKYPAERKTTVLVRVEHQVGKSGKITPRAVMEPVPLAGTVVRHATLHNYGIVRQKDLHIGDTIEVEKAGEIIPYVVSVIGEKRPKGAQKVSAPSSCPACGGPIEIEPIEADEEQGGNPLLETSRRCLNPECPAQVRERLIWFAARGQMDIEGLGEQTIDQIRAGGVPLDHFADIFRLKEHETKLLELERMGEKKLENLLAGIEDAKGRGMARVLAGMGIRHVGTTTAKALARAFASVDDLLAAPIWKLMPMAVNRMSKVRRAALTGSEAELEEVYETGLGEDTAQAVHAFLHSKVGQQTFADLKRVGVVLESLDHGPSAQRGSMTGVFAGKTIVLTGTLEHFERATLKDLLETLGAKVSGSVSKKTDLVIAGEAAGSKLATARALGVAVWDESQLLDALRQESPTKELPDAER from the coding sequence ATGCGAGATGCGACAGAGCGAATCGAGGTGCTGCGTGAGCGGCTCAATCAGGCAAACCGGGCGTACTACGTTGACGCCAGGCCGATCATGTCGGATCGCGAGTATGACGAACTGCTTGAAGAACTGGCGAAGTTGGAATCGGCGCACCCGGAACTGGCCGATGATGACAGCCCAACACAACGCGTAGGCGGCGAACCAATCGCAGGATTCGTGCAGCGGGCGCACACCCTGCCGATGCGATCGATCGACAACTCGTATGACTCTGGCGAAATCGCGGCGTGGACGGCGAGGGTTGAGCGGCTGCTGGACGGGTCGCTGTTTTCGAAGCCTGTGTATGTGTGCGATGCGAAGATCGATGGCGTGGCCATTTCGCTGCGCTATGAGCAGGGATCGCTGGTGTATGCGCTGACGCGCGGCGATGGCGTTCAGGGTGATGATGTGACCCACGCGGCGCGAACAATCCGGGCGATTCCGCTCCGACTCGAGGGCGCTGGCATTGATGTGCCCGACGTACTGGAAATTCGTGGCGAGGTGTATTTGCCGATCAAGGAGTTTGAGCGGATCAACGCCGAACGTGAGGCCAAGGATCTTGAACCATTTGCCAACCCTCGCAACGCGTGCGCCGGAACGATCAAGCAACTCGACCCGGTGGCGATCGCGGGGAGGCGACTCGGATTCCGGGCTCATGGGCGAGGGATGATATCGGATGATGACTTTGCTCGGTCGCACTCGGAACTGCTGGCAAAGTTTGCTGTGCTGGGTGTGCCGACCAACTCGATTTGGGCGCAATGCGGCACGGCTGAGGAGATCGCAAGTGCCATAGAGCGCTTTAATCCGCACCGGCACGAGATGGAGTTCGAGACCGATGGGATGGTGGTGCGTGTGGATGCGTTCGCGCAGCAGGAGCAGCTTGGAACGACCAGCAAGAGCCCCCGGTGGGTGATTGCGTACAAGTATCCAGCCGAGCGTAAGACGACCGTGCTGGTGCGTGTCGAGCATCAGGTGGGAAAGAGCGGGAAGATCACGCCTCGGGCGGTGATGGAGCCGGTGCCACTGGCGGGAACAGTGGTGCGGCACGCGACGCTGCACAACTATGGGATCGTGCGGCAGAAAGATCTTCATATCGGCGACACGATCGAGGTTGAAAAGGCTGGCGAAATTATTCCGTATGTGGTGTCGGTGATTGGAGAGAAGAGGCCCAAAGGTGCGCAAAAGGTGTCTGCGCCATCGAGTTGCCCGGCGTGCGGCGGACCGATCGAGATCGAGCCGATTGAAGCAGATGAAGAACAAGGCGGGAACCCACTGCTCGAAACATCGCGGCGCTGCCTGAACCCGGAATGCCCGGCACAAGTGCGCGAACGACTGATCTGGTTTGCAGCGCGCGGGCAAATGGACATCGAAGGACTGGGCGAGCAGACGATCGATCAGATTCGCGCTGGTGGCGTGCCGCTGGATCACTTTGCCGACATTTTCCGACTCAAGGAGCATGAAACGAAACTTCTCGAACTGGAACGGATGGGAGAGAAGAAGCTGGAGAATCTGCTCGCGGGAATCGAAGATGCCAAGGGGCGTGGCATGGCGCGTGTGCTCGCAGGCATGGGGATTCGGCATGTGGGTACTACGACGGCAAAGGCGCTGGCGCGTGCGTTCGCGAGCGTGGATGACCTGCTTGCGGCTCCAATATGGAAGTTGATGCCCATGGCTGTCAACCGCATGAGCAAGGTTCGACGCGCAGCACTGACCGGAAGCGAGGCCGAACTTGAAGAGGTGTACGAGACTGGGCTTGGCGAGGATACCGCACAGGCGGTGCATGCTTTCCTGCACTCGAAGGTTGGTCAGCAGACCTTTGCCGATCTGAAGAGGGTCGGTGTCGTGCTCGAGTCGCTGGACCATGGACCGAGTGCTCAGCGCGGAAGCATGACCGGTGTCTTCGCGGGCAAGACGATCGTGCTCACTGGAACGCTAGAACATTTTGAACGCGCAACGCTGAAGGATCTGCTCGAAACACTCGGGGCCAAGGTAAGCGGTTCGGTTTCGAAAAAGACGGATCTTGTGATCGCGGGTGAGGCTGCGGGCTCGAAGCTGGCGACGGCCCGGGCATTGGGAGTTGCGGTGTGGGATGAGTCGCAGTTGCTCGATGCGCTGCGCCAAGAATCGCCGACGAAGGAATTGCCCGATGCAGAACGTTGA
- a CDS encoding bifunctional 5,10-methylenetetrahydrofolate dehydrogenase/5,10-methenyltetrahydrofolate cyclohydrolase produces MPATIIDGKTLAEQAHRDLAARVQKLLERGKSVRLDAVLVESGDNGARIYADNQARTCQQLGIDYELHLLPQASTLHDIKRKISALSIDSQVHAIMMHLPVPEGIDPYDIQQAIAPEKDVEGVNPANIGNVVYGRSLWAPCTALSALRLIESTGIDLQGRRAVVVGASNHVGKPIAVLLMRREATVISCNKWTQGLADITRSADVLVAAAGVPALITHDMVRPGAIVVDVGVNRIITPDGRRKTVGDVDFDRVAPVAGFISPVPGGVGPMTVTVLLSNVVEAAERAFREHLTSPSDSPTNPPAH; encoded by the coding sequence ATGCCCGCGACCATCATTGACGGAAAGACTCTCGCCGAGCAGGCACACCGCGACCTCGCTGCGCGAGTCCAGAAACTGCTCGAACGCGGCAAGTCCGTACGCCTCGACGCTGTGCTCGTCGAATCCGGCGACAACGGCGCTCGCATTTATGCCGACAACCAAGCCCGCACATGCCAGCAGCTTGGTATCGATTACGAACTCCATCTGCTTCCTCAAGCCTCGACCCTGCACGACATCAAGCGTAAAATCTCGGCCTTGAGCATTGATTCTCAGGTGCACGCCATCATGATGCACCTCCCCGTCCCCGAAGGCATCGACCCCTACGACATTCAGCAGGCCATCGCACCCGAGAAGGACGTTGAAGGCGTCAACCCCGCGAACATCGGCAACGTCGTGTACGGCCGATCCCTCTGGGCACCCTGCACAGCCCTCTCAGCACTTCGACTCATCGAATCTACAGGCATCGACCTTCAAGGCCGCCGCGCCGTGGTCGTGGGCGCTTCAAACCATGTCGGCAAACCAATCGCCGTCCTGCTCATGCGCCGCGAGGCCACCGTCATCAGTTGCAACAAATGGACCCAGGGGCTTGCCGATATCACCCGTTCGGCCGATGTGCTTGTCGCCGCAGCCGGTGTTCCTGCCCTCATTACCCACGATATGGTCCGCCCAGGGGCCATTGTCGTCGATGTCGGCGTCAATCGCATCATCACGCCCGATGGTCGCCGAAAAACTGTCGGCGATGTCGATTTCGACCGCGTCGCTCCAGTCGCAGGCTTCATCAGCCCCGTCCCCGGCGGCGTCGGTCCAATGACCGTCACAGTCCTGCTTTCCAACGTAGTCGAGGCCGCCGAGCGGGCCTTCCGTGAACACCTGACGTCCCCCTCCGACTCACCGACAAACCCGCCCGCGCATTGA
- a CDS encoding twin-arginine translocase TatA/TatE family subunit, which yields MIHGLTFGLFQSIGPMEYLIIGVVLLLLFGRRLPEVGRSLGKGLVEFKKGLKDVDDEVRKDDPASARNQYSSARPPLGPSGEERRVSQAEEMRSSTEPAP from the coding sequence ATGATCCACGGATTGACCTTCGGCCTCTTTCAGTCCATCGGCCCGATGGAGTATCTCATCATCGGCGTTGTGCTTCTCCTGCTCTTCGGCCGACGCCTCCCGGAAGTCGGGCGAAGCCTCGGCAAGGGGCTCGTCGAGTTCAAGAAGGGGCTCAAAGATGTGGATGACGAGGTCCGCAAAGATGACCCCGCGTCCGCACGCAACCAGTATTCCTCAGCCCGACCGCCCCTGGGGCCATCAGGCGAAGAACGCCGCGTCAGCCAGGCCGAAGAAATGCGTTCCTCGACTGAACCCGCGCCTTGA